AGGCGGCGAGGGCGATGCGGGCCCTGGCCAGGGCGGGCAGGCCGCCGTGGCCGTCGCCGGCGGCCAGGGAGTCCGCGACGGCCTGTGCCGTGGCGGCGGCGAGTCCCGGCAGGTGGTCGCCGGCGCGGGTGAGGTCGGCGGCGAGGTCGTCCCGGCCGATCCCGCCTGCCGGACCTACTCCGGCAGGCGGTTCGCGGTGATCCCGTCCAGGAAGGCGGTCCAGCTGCCGGGGGCCACCGACAGGTGGGGGCCGGCCGTCACCTTGGAGTCGCGGACGTGGATGGTGGCGGGGCAGGCGGCGACCTCGACGCAGTTGCCGCCCTCGCCGTCGCTGTAGCTCGACTTCCGCCAGTCGAGCGCCACTTCGACGCACTCACCGCCCTCGCCGCTGCTGTAGCTGCTCTTGAACCAGGCCAGGTCGGTGGTGTTCATCCTGCTTCTCCCAGCATCTTCTCGATCAAGGCGAAGGATTCGTCGGGCGCGAGCGCCTGTGCCCGGATGATCCCATAGCGCTCGGCCATGACGCGTACCTGATCAGGGTCGGTGATCAGGTGGGGTTTGCCGTAGGCCTCGTGGTAGGCGATCTGCTGACGGCCCTTGGGGTGGAGCAGGGTGAACGAGCCATCCATCGCGGCATGAGCACCGCGCCTGTACGGCATCACCTGCAGTTCCACCGTGCGCAACTGGCCGATGTGCAGGAAGCGTTGCAGCTGCTCGCGGTGGACCTCCGGGCCGCCCACCGTTCGTTCCAACAGGTTCTGGTCGAGCACGAAGCTGAAGGTGGGGGAGGGCCAGCGCTCGAAGACCTGCTGGCGGTCCAGCCGGTCCCGCACCCGCTTCTCGATCGTCTCCTCGTCCAGGAGCGGGCGGCGCTGCGTGAAGACCTCACGGGCGTGGCGCTCCGTTTGCAGCAGACCCGGCACGCCCTGGTGTCCGTACGCTGGAGGGCCTGGGTGACGGCCTCCGCCTTCGCATAACTCCGGAACCAGTCCGGATGCCGTGTCCGGGCCCGCTTCAGCGCCTCCTTGACCTCCGGGATCGCCACCAGCAGGACCCCTCGCGCCTGGAGCATGCGGTCCGCTCGTTCCAGGAGGTCCGGCTGGGGGGTGCGGACGCCGCGTTCGATCGCGCCGATGAGGTCCTCGCCGACGTTCAGGCGGGTGGCGAGTTCCTTCTGGAGGAGGCCGGCCGCCTCGCGGAGGGTTTTGATCTGTTTGCCCAGGGCGCGGAACAGGTGGGCCGTGCCGTCCGCCTCCACCGGGCGTTCGGGGCGTTCTTCGCGGTCTGACAGGTCGTTCATCGGCTGAACCGCCCTCATCCGTACGGGCCGTACACGAACAGGCCGACGTCCCTGCGGATCACCGTCGTAGCGCCGCCGTCACTGGAAAGCGTAAGGCGCGGTCGCCACGCTCGGTGAGGTGACGACCGAATTGAGTGACATGGCACTGGCCTTCCGGCAGCGGTTCAGTTCGACGTGCCGCGGGGCCCGGCTCGCCCGGCGGCTCGCGCAGGCGCAGCTGGCCTTCTGGGGCGTGCCCTACGGCTGCGCGCTCTCCGACGACGTGGGGCTCGTCGTCGGGGAGCTCGCCGCCAATGCCGTACTGCACGGGCGGGTGCCGGGGCGGGACTTCGAGCTGCGGATGGGGTACGACGGAGGGCAGAACGTGCGCGTTGCGGTCAGTGACACCCGGGCCGACGCGAGGCCGCCGGGAGAGCCGCCGGTGGTCGATCCGTGGTCGGCGGAAGGCGGGCGGGGGCTGCTGGTGGTGCAGGCGCTGGCGCGGGAGTGGGGCGTGGCGCCGAGGGGGCCGGGGAAGACCGTGTGGGCGCACCTGACGGGCACGGGCTCGGGCACGGGTGCCCGGTGACCCTCCACGGCGCGGCGCGGCGCGACCTACGGCGCGGGGCCGGGGGCCGTGGGGTCGGAGGCCGGGTGGGCGCGGGCTGCGGCCGGTGCCCTCCGGGCGGGCGTTCGATCGCGAAGGCCTCGGTCGTTCCCGAGACCTGTCTCAAGATCGTCGACGATCGCGTGGATCCTATGATCTGTCCATGATCCAAGGAGAGTTGGTACGGCTTCGCGCACTCCGTGCGCAGGACGCGGAGCATCACGTTCGGTGGCGCAACGATCCGGAGGTGGTCCACTGGGCCACCGGCGGCGACCCGTGCTTCGGCCCGGTCACGGCGGAGGCCGTCGAGCTCGGGTTCGAGACGTTGCTGCGGTTGAGCCCGAGGGAGTCGGCCGTCTTCACGGTCGAGGATCTTGCGGACGGCACGGTGATCGGCATGGTGGACTACCGCGACCTGGATCCCTTCGCCGGGCTGGCCACGGTCGGGGTCACCATCGGCGAGCGGGACCGCTGGGGCCGTGGCCATGGCTCCGATGCGCTGCGACTCCTGGTGGGGCATCTGTTCGGGGCCTTCGGGCTGCACCGGATCGAGCTCGACACCTGGAGCGGCAACGAGCGGGCCGTCCGCGCCTTCACCAAGGCGGGCTTCCGCGCGGAGGGCCGGCGCCGGTCCGCCCTGCTGGTGGCGGGCAAGCGCTACGACACGGTGCTGTTCGGGATGCTGCGTGAGGAATGGCCGGACGCCGCGGGCCCGGCCTGACCGGCAGGGGCCCGCCAGGGGGCAAGGGCGTCCTTGAGCAGGCGTCAGTTCGGGCTTGCCGGCGCTGCTGACGGCGGCGACGGCTCGTGCGTGCCGCCCCCACGCGCTCGCGGCAGTGGCGCGGGTCACGCAGTCACCTGCCGTGGGTGGCTGAATACGGATGACAGTGGCTGGCTCGCGGGGGATGATGATCGACGTCTGTTCGAGTTCGCGTGCGCCCGACTGACGCTGGGGGAACAGAACGTCTACCAGTCGTGCGGCGCCGCGACCGGCGTGACTCCCACGTCACTTCTGGCTTGAAGGAAACCCTTCTGGTGCGTTCCACTCGTGCGACGGTCCTGCTGACCGCAGGTCTCGTCACTCTTCTCGGCGTTCCGTCCGCCGCGGCCGCCGAGGCCCCGCCCTCGCTCTATGTGAACAACTACGCAGGCTCCTCCTG
Above is a genomic segment from Streptomyces sp. NBC_01233 containing:
- a CDS encoding GNAT family N-acetyltransferase: MIQGELVRLRALRAQDAEHHVRWRNDPEVVHWATGGDPCFGPVTAEAVELGFETLLRLSPRESAVFTVEDLADGTVIGMVDYRDLDPFAGLATVGVTIGERDRWGRGHGSDALRLLVGHLFGAFGLHRIELDTWSGNERAVRAFTKAGFRAEGRRRSALLVAGKRYDTVLFGMLREEWPDAAGPA
- a CDS encoding DUF397 domain-containing protein gives rise to the protein MNTTDLAWFKSSYSSGEGGECVEVALDWRKSSYSDGEGGNCVEVAACPATIHVRDSKVTAGPHLSVAPGSWTAFLDGITANRLPE
- a CDS encoding ATP-binding protein — translated: MALAFRQRFSSTCRGARLARRLAQAQLAFWGVPYGCALSDDVGLVVGELAANAVLHGRVPGRDFELRMGYDGGQNVRVAVSDTRADARPPGEPPVVDPWSAEGGRGLLVVQALAREWGVAPRGPGKTVWAHLTGTGSGTGAR